A part of Alkalispirochaeta americana genomic DNA contains:
- a CDS encoding SDR family NAD(P)-dependent oxidoreductase: MDQKGHVLITGASRGIGFALAREFARRGYPLVVTARDPEPLAAAARSLKESFGLPVLDLAEDLSDKGAPLRIATALDDRGISPHILINNAGFGLYGPFLSIPPEDGEKLLQVNISALVALTRLFLPAMVARRKGGVMNVASTAGFLPGPLMASYYASKAFVVSFSHALARETAGAGLTVTALCPGPTVSEFQKRSGMHQSWILRKATLPAEVVARTGVDGFFRRKILVVPGVFNKASVFSSRLVPRSVAARMVEKLQG, from the coding sequence ATGGATCAGAAGGGACACGTCTTGATAACGGGGGCATCGCGGGGCATAGGTTTTGCCCTGGCCCGGGAGTTTGCCCGCCGGGGGTATCCCCTGGTAGTAACCGCTCGGGACCCGGAGCCTCTGGCGGCGGCAGCCCGGAGTTTGAAGGAGTCCTTCGGCCTCCCCGTGCTGGATCTGGCCGAGGATCTCTCCGACAAAGGAGCGCCCCTCCGTATCGCCACGGCCCTGGATGATCGGGGGATTTCTCCGCACATTCTGATAAACAATGCGGGCTTCGGCCTCTACGGCCCTTTCCTCTCGATTCCCCCGGAAGATGGGGAGAAACTCCTTCAGGTGAATATCTCGGCCCTGGTCGCCCTGACCCGGCTCTTCCTGCCTGCCATGGTTGCCCGCCGCAAGGGAGGGGTTATGAATGTGGCCTCCACGGCAGGATTTTTGCCGGGTCCCCTCATGGCGAGCTACTACGCCTCCAAGGCCTTCGTGGTCTCCTTCAGCCACGCCCTTGCCCGGGAAACGGCAGGGGCGGGCCTCACCGTGACTGCTCTATGCCCGGGGCCCACGGTCTCGGAGTTTCAGAAACGGTCAGGAATGCACCAATCCTGGATTCTCAGGAAAGCAACCCTGCCGGCCGAAGTCGTGGCCCGGACGGGCGTGGACGGCTTTTTCCGGCGAAAAATCCTGGTGGTGCCCGGAGTATTCAACAAGGCAAGCGTCTTCTCCTCCCGCCTTGTGCCCCGGAGCGTCGCCGCCAGGATGGTGGAAAAGCTTCAGGGGTAA